The following proteins are co-located in the Tripterygium wilfordii isolate XIE 37 chromosome 2, ASM1340144v1, whole genome shotgun sequence genome:
- the LOC120010330 gene encoding secreted RxLR effector protein 161-like → MPPVPSIAPPLLVGSLIYLTITRPEIAYSRSLDYGLMYQKSEDFLLSGFVDANWVVDVDWASDTNDRHSTSSYCFGIGSAEVSWCSKKQSNVAL, encoded by the exons ATGCCCCCTGTTCCTTCTATAGCTCCACCCCTGCTTGTTGGTAGTTTGATTTATTTAACTATCACGAGACCTGAAATTGCTTACTCT AGATCTCTTGACTATGGTCTTATGTACCAAAAAAGTGAAGATTTCTTGTTGAGTGGCTTTGTTGATGCAAATTGGGTTGTTGATGTAGATTGGGCTAGTGATACAAATGATCGTCATTCAACTTCGAGTTACTGTTTTGGCATTGGTTCAGCGGAGGTTTCTTGGTGCAGCAAGAAGCAATCTAATGTTGCTTTGTAG